In Populus nigra chromosome 1, ddPopNigr1.1, whole genome shotgun sequence, one genomic interval encodes:
- the LOC133678333 gene encoding uncharacterized protein LOC133678333 isoform X2, which yields MSGVCFLLPFLSLQDQNDFAKDVTFRETNLDTEAVQEIAGVYNAVSFTYGNQHTDQKNADTESSFCPSFPVPEHLVQNLPPTEKVHQIIARTAIFVSKHGGQSEIVLRVKQGDNPTFGFLMPDHYLHPYFRFLVDHEELLKSVIDRKAIEEENRVENVLDQAGGPAGALSLLGSIYGSGENEEGATEDARAVLEKDPKEAVNADSVIISPGSEEGGSSLNLAGKGKASSKHPVAPAKEKAHLVRRNRSISVVQAGTTTRVRKEGDSLDMVSSTVDKLQASDSSSLSKVETSILEPPSDLKRVVEKIVEFILRNGKEFEAVLVQQDTKHGRFPFLLPSNQYHPFYLNALHKAQESRSSGTGFISEKLDSLVHGMGRKTALEKSDTLSSSDIPYDCNRKEKFKMVIGKSKKDGQDPPSKATPPQVGVSVDAAAAILQAATKGVKNPRLEILSKTSINGIIQGPKTESGTPSGPSSLLSQAQSSSKKLDHGEPGASIPVVRAIAQTAAIAAASEADSSEASLTREQKLKAERLKRAKMFASMIKNGGAAPLRSESSRGLSAEPPESGLSASGTQLVNLTGFEREGSLCQLDVNTSDKVEKKESAGGHNERRLKRKYRSRSRREEGEGEEGELEEIRDQKLVRKKQSRYSSHQSSNRRKQKRENTLSKDKDYQHGHNHNHTSDNEHDHAQGIYTDGEHKQKHYSSSDYESSHHQHGCKRSSLESHLRHSQHRHKHDYSSDDEHRHSRHGHEHDTSSDNKRKHSRHKRKHSSFLDDEHKHSRHRSNGGSSSNEHFQYEHKHCSSSDDEDLHHRKSVKHVKKSLLEREADLEEGEILTKSDQSKASGGGDGVSREASVDLSKSYNDVRSSSRPSETTEVSDDLRAKIRAMLMATL from the exons ATGAGTGGTGTATGTTTTCTATTACCTTTCCTAAGTTTGCAGGATCAAAATGATTTTGCTAAAGATGTAACTTTCAGAGAGACAA aCTTAGATACAGAGGCAGTTCAGGAGATTGCTGGTGTCTATAATGCGGTTTCTTTTACATATGGAAACCAACACACTGACCAAAAGAATGCTGATACCGAGTCTAGTTTTTGCCCCTCTTTCCCAGTTCCTGAACACTTGGTTCAAAACTTG CCTCCAACAGAGAAGGTGCATCAGATCATTGCAAGAACTGCCATTTTTGTTAGCAAACATGGTGGGCAATCAGAAATTGTTTTGAGGGTCAAACAGGGAGACAACCCAACTTTTGGGTTCTTGATGCCTGATCATTATCTTCATCCATACTTTAGGTTTCTTGTTGATCATGAAGAACTTTTGAAGTCTGTCATTGATAGAAAAGctatagaagaagaaaacagagtGGAGAATGTGCTTGACCAAGCAGGTGGTCCAGCTGGAGCATTGTCATTGCTAGGTTCTATTTATGGTTCTGGAGAGAATGAAGAAGGTGCAACTGAGGATGCCCGAGCTGTTTTAGAAAAGGACCCCAAGGAAGCTGTTAATGCTGATTCTGTGATCATCTCTCCTGGATCAGAAGAAGGCGGTTCTTCTCTAAATTTAGCTGGTAAAGGCAAGGCAAGTTCCAAGCATCCAGTGGCTCCTGCAAAAGAAAAGGCTCATTTGGTACGAAGAAATCGTTCCATCAGTGTAGTTCAGGCTGGAACCACAACTAGGGTGAGGAAAGAAGGTGATTCCTTGGACATGGTTTCCTCTACTGTGGATAAGTTGCAGGCTTCTGATTCATCAAGCCTGTCCAAGGTGGAAACATCAATTTTGGAGCCTCCATCTGATTTGAAGAGGGTGGTTGAGAAGATAGTTGAGTTCATTTTGAGGAACGGGAAAGAATTTGAGGCTGTTCTTGTCCAGCAGGATACTAAGCATGGAAGGTTCCCATTCCTTCTGCCATCTAACCAATATCATCCCTTCTATCTAAATGCTCTTCATAAAGCTCAGGAG TCAAGGTCATCTGGCACTGGCTTCATTTCTGAGAAGCTTGATTCCTTGGTGCATGGGATGGGCAGGAAAACAGCACTTGAAAAAAGCGATACCCTCTCATCATCTGATATACCATATGATTGCAATAGGAAAGAGAAGTTTAAAATGGTCATTGGAAAGTCAAAGAAGGATGGACAAGACCCACCTTCAAAAGCCACCCCACCTCAAGTAGGTGTCAGTGTGGATGCAGCTGCAGCTATTCTTCAGGCTGCCACTAAAGGTGTCAAGAATCCCCGTTTAGAAATACTATCAAAGACATCAATAAATGGCATCATTCAAGGTCCTAAAACTGAAAGTGGGACACCCAGTGGCCCTAGCAGCTTGCTTTCCCAGGCTCAAAGTTCCAGCAAAAAGCTTGATCATGGTGAACCTGGGGCTTCTATTCCTGTGGTGAGGGCTATTGCGCAGACAGCTGCTATTGCAGCAGCAAGTGAGGCTGATTCTTCTGAAGCCAGCTTGACAAGAGAGCAGAAGTTGAAGGCTGAGAGACTGAAACGGGCAAAGATGTTTGCAAGTATGATAAAAAATGGAGGAGCTGCACCATTAAGGAGTGAATCATCGCGTGGGTTATCTGCAGAACCACCTGAATCTGGGCTCTCTGCTTCAGGCACTCAACTTGTAAACCTCACAGGCTTTGAAAGGGAAGGCAGCTTATGTCAGTTAGATGTTAATACTTCTGATAAAGTTGAGAAGAAAGAATCAGCTGGTGGCCATAACGAGCGACGATTGAAGAGAAAGTACCGCTCAAGATCtagaagagaagaaggagaaggggaAGAAGGGGAATTGGAAGAAATCCGGGATCAGAAACTTGTCAGGAAGAAACAATCTCGTTATAGCTCACATCAGAGTAGCAATAGAcgcaaacaaaaaagagaaaatacttTGTCCAAGGACAAAGATTATCAGCATGGGCATAACCACAATCATACTTCAGATAATGAGCATGATCATGCTCAAGGTATCTATACTGATGGTGAGCATAAACAGAAGCATTATAGTTCCTCTGATTATGAGAGTAGTCACCATCAACATGGGTGTAAGCGTAGTTCTCTTGAATCTCATCTTAGGCACTCTCAACACAGGCATAAGCATGATTATTCCTCTGATGATGAGCATAGGCATTCTCGGCATGGGCATGAACATGATACCTCTTCTGATAACAAGCGCAAGCACTCTCGTCACAAGCGCAAGCACAGTAGTTTCTTAGATGATGAACATAAGCACTCTCGACATAGAAGCAACGGCGGCAGCTCTTCTAACGAACATTTTCAGTATGAGCATAAGCATTGTAGCTCCTCAGATGATGAGGATCTGCATCACAGAAAATCTGTTAAGCATGTGAAGAAATCTCTCTTGGAAAGAGAAGCTGACTTGGAAGAAGGGGAGATCCTTACAAAATCAGATCAATCAAAAGCAAGTGGGGGTGGAGATGGTGTTAGTAGGGAAGCTTCTGTGGATTTATCAAAATCATACAACGACGTAAGGTCCTCTTCTCGGCCATCTGAAACTACTGAGGTTTCTGATGACCTTAGGGCCAAAATACGGGCCATGTTGATGGCAACCTTGTAA
- the LOC133678333 gene encoding uncharacterized protein LOC133678333 isoform X1: MDLEVFGRHALLFDDDTMASFVNSTDALVEWNSLSIDRYDVRHLLSSPPPPRSRHRHKHHDSLESELDHDRYLDLTYPSLPQDLDTEAVQEIAGVYNAVSFTYGNQHTDQKNADTESSFCPSFPVPEHLVQNLPPTEKVHQIIARTAIFVSKHGGQSEIVLRVKQGDNPTFGFLMPDHYLHPYFRFLVDHEELLKSVIDRKAIEEENRVENVLDQAGGPAGALSLLGSIYGSGENEEGATEDARAVLEKDPKEAVNADSVIISPGSEEGGSSLNLAGKGKASSKHPVAPAKEKAHLVRRNRSISVVQAGTTTRVRKEGDSLDMVSSTVDKLQASDSSSLSKVETSILEPPSDLKRVVEKIVEFILRNGKEFEAVLVQQDTKHGRFPFLLPSNQYHPFYLNALHKAQESRSSGTGFISEKLDSLVHGMGRKTALEKSDTLSSSDIPYDCNRKEKFKMVIGKSKKDGQDPPSKATPPQVGVSVDAAAAILQAATKGVKNPRLEILSKTSINGIIQGPKTESGTPSGPSSLLSQAQSSSKKLDHGEPGASIPVVRAIAQTAAIAAASEADSSEASLTREQKLKAERLKRAKMFASMIKNGGAAPLRSESSRGLSAEPPESGLSASGTQLVNLTGFEREGSLCQLDVNTSDKVEKKESAGGHNERRLKRKYRSRSRREEGEGEEGELEEIRDQKLVRKKQSRYSSHQSSNRRKQKRENTLSKDKDYQHGHNHNHTSDNEHDHAQGIYTDGEHKQKHYSSSDYESSHHQHGCKRSSLESHLRHSQHRHKHDYSSDDEHRHSRHGHEHDTSSDNKRKHSRHKRKHSSFLDDEHKHSRHRSNGGSSSNEHFQYEHKHCSSSDDEDLHHRKSVKHVKKSLLEREADLEEGEILTKSDQSKASGGGDGVSREASVDLSKSYNDVRSSSRPSETTEVSDDLRAKIRAMLMATL; encoded by the exons ATGGATCTGGAAGTGTTTGGCCGCCACGCTCTGCTTTTCGACGACGATACGATGGCGTCTTTCGTCAACTCCACCGATGCACTTGTCGAATGGAACTCTCTCTCCATCGATCGTTACGACGTCCGACATCTCCTTTCCTCTCCCCCGCCGCCTCGCTCTCGCCACCGCCACAAACATCACGACTCTCTCGAATCTGAGCTCGATCACGATCGCTACCTCGATTTAACCTATCCCTCCCTTCCACAAG aCTTAGATACAGAGGCAGTTCAGGAGATTGCTGGTGTCTATAATGCGGTTTCTTTTACATATGGAAACCAACACACTGACCAAAAGAATGCTGATACCGAGTCTAGTTTTTGCCCCTCTTTCCCAGTTCCTGAACACTTGGTTCAAAACTTG CCTCCAACAGAGAAGGTGCATCAGATCATTGCAAGAACTGCCATTTTTGTTAGCAAACATGGTGGGCAATCAGAAATTGTTTTGAGGGTCAAACAGGGAGACAACCCAACTTTTGGGTTCTTGATGCCTGATCATTATCTTCATCCATACTTTAGGTTTCTTGTTGATCATGAAGAACTTTTGAAGTCTGTCATTGATAGAAAAGctatagaagaagaaaacagagtGGAGAATGTGCTTGACCAAGCAGGTGGTCCAGCTGGAGCATTGTCATTGCTAGGTTCTATTTATGGTTCTGGAGAGAATGAAGAAGGTGCAACTGAGGATGCCCGAGCTGTTTTAGAAAAGGACCCCAAGGAAGCTGTTAATGCTGATTCTGTGATCATCTCTCCTGGATCAGAAGAAGGCGGTTCTTCTCTAAATTTAGCTGGTAAAGGCAAGGCAAGTTCCAAGCATCCAGTGGCTCCTGCAAAAGAAAAGGCTCATTTGGTACGAAGAAATCGTTCCATCAGTGTAGTTCAGGCTGGAACCACAACTAGGGTGAGGAAAGAAGGTGATTCCTTGGACATGGTTTCCTCTACTGTGGATAAGTTGCAGGCTTCTGATTCATCAAGCCTGTCCAAGGTGGAAACATCAATTTTGGAGCCTCCATCTGATTTGAAGAGGGTGGTTGAGAAGATAGTTGAGTTCATTTTGAGGAACGGGAAAGAATTTGAGGCTGTTCTTGTCCAGCAGGATACTAAGCATGGAAGGTTCCCATTCCTTCTGCCATCTAACCAATATCATCCCTTCTATCTAAATGCTCTTCATAAAGCTCAGGAG TCAAGGTCATCTGGCACTGGCTTCATTTCTGAGAAGCTTGATTCCTTGGTGCATGGGATGGGCAGGAAAACAGCACTTGAAAAAAGCGATACCCTCTCATCATCTGATATACCATATGATTGCAATAGGAAAGAGAAGTTTAAAATGGTCATTGGAAAGTCAAAGAAGGATGGACAAGACCCACCTTCAAAAGCCACCCCACCTCAAGTAGGTGTCAGTGTGGATGCAGCTGCAGCTATTCTTCAGGCTGCCACTAAAGGTGTCAAGAATCCCCGTTTAGAAATACTATCAAAGACATCAATAAATGGCATCATTCAAGGTCCTAAAACTGAAAGTGGGACACCCAGTGGCCCTAGCAGCTTGCTTTCCCAGGCTCAAAGTTCCAGCAAAAAGCTTGATCATGGTGAACCTGGGGCTTCTATTCCTGTGGTGAGGGCTATTGCGCAGACAGCTGCTATTGCAGCAGCAAGTGAGGCTGATTCTTCTGAAGCCAGCTTGACAAGAGAGCAGAAGTTGAAGGCTGAGAGACTGAAACGGGCAAAGATGTTTGCAAGTATGATAAAAAATGGAGGAGCTGCACCATTAAGGAGTGAATCATCGCGTGGGTTATCTGCAGAACCACCTGAATCTGGGCTCTCTGCTTCAGGCACTCAACTTGTAAACCTCACAGGCTTTGAAAGGGAAGGCAGCTTATGTCAGTTAGATGTTAATACTTCTGATAAAGTTGAGAAGAAAGAATCAGCTGGTGGCCATAACGAGCGACGATTGAAGAGAAAGTACCGCTCAAGATCtagaagagaagaaggagaaggggaAGAAGGGGAATTGGAAGAAATCCGGGATCAGAAACTTGTCAGGAAGAAACAATCTCGTTATAGCTCACATCAGAGTAGCAATAGAcgcaaacaaaaaagagaaaatacttTGTCCAAGGACAAAGATTATCAGCATGGGCATAACCACAATCATACTTCAGATAATGAGCATGATCATGCTCAAGGTATCTATACTGATGGTGAGCATAAACAGAAGCATTATAGTTCCTCTGATTATGAGAGTAGTCACCATCAACATGGGTGTAAGCGTAGTTCTCTTGAATCTCATCTTAGGCACTCTCAACACAGGCATAAGCATGATTATTCCTCTGATGATGAGCATAGGCATTCTCGGCATGGGCATGAACATGATACCTCTTCTGATAACAAGCGCAAGCACTCTCGTCACAAGCGCAAGCACAGTAGTTTCTTAGATGATGAACATAAGCACTCTCGACATAGAAGCAACGGCGGCAGCTCTTCTAACGAACATTTTCAGTATGAGCATAAGCATTGTAGCTCCTCAGATGATGAGGATCTGCATCACAGAAAATCTGTTAAGCATGTGAAGAAATCTCTCTTGGAAAGAGAAGCTGACTTGGAAGAAGGGGAGATCCTTACAAAATCAGATCAATCAAAAGCAAGTGGGGGTGGAGATGGTGTTAGTAGGGAAGCTTCTGTGGATTTATCAAAATCATACAACGACGTAAGGTCCTCTTCTCGGCCATCTGAAACTACTGAGGTTTCTGATGACCTTAGGGCCAAAATACGGGCCATGTTGATGGCAACCTTGTAA
- the LOC133678333 gene encoding uncharacterized protein LOC133678333 isoform X3 yields the protein MIDVFTERCFFIFIVILIHQESGVFLGSIQLDVYFTGIVLCLNFPPLRRIYFLSIFQPPTEKVHQIIARTAIFVSKHGGQSEIVLRVKQGDNPTFGFLMPDHYLHPYFRFLVDHEELLKSVIDRKAIEEENRVENVLDQAGGPAGALSLLGSIYGSGENEEGATEDARAVLEKDPKEAVNADSVIISPGSEEGGSSLNLAGKGKASSKHPVAPAKEKAHLVRRNRSISVVQAGTTTRVRKEGDSLDMVSSTVDKLQASDSSSLSKVETSILEPPSDLKRVVEKIVEFILRNGKEFEAVLVQQDTKHGRFPFLLPSNQYHPFYLNALHKAQESRSSGTGFISEKLDSLVHGMGRKTALEKSDTLSSSDIPYDCNRKEKFKMVIGKSKKDGQDPPSKATPPQVGVSVDAAAAILQAATKGVKNPRLEILSKTSINGIIQGPKTESGTPSGPSSLLSQAQSSSKKLDHGEPGASIPVVRAIAQTAAIAAASEADSSEASLTREQKLKAERLKRAKMFASMIKNGGAAPLRSESSRGLSAEPPESGLSASGTQLVNLTGFEREGSLCQLDVNTSDKVEKKESAGGHNERRLKRKYRSRSRREEGEGEEGELEEIRDQKLVRKKQSRYSSHQSSNRRKQKRENTLSKDKDYQHGHNHNHTSDNEHDHAQGIYTDGEHKQKHYSSSDYESSHHQHGCKRSSLESHLRHSQHRHKHDYSSDDEHRHSRHGHEHDTSSDNKRKHSRHKRKHSSFLDDEHKHSRHRSNGGSSSNEHFQYEHKHCSSSDDEDLHHRKSVKHVKKSLLEREADLEEGEILTKSDQSKASGGGDGVSREASVDLSKSYNDVRSSSRPSETTEVSDDLRAKIRAMLMATL from the exons ATGATAGATGTCTTCACTGAGcgctgtttttttatatttatagttatCCTAATACATCAAGAATCAGGAGTTTTTCTTGGGAGTATTCAGCTAGATGTCTATTTTACTGGTATTGTGCTATGCTTAAATTTCCCACCATTGAGgaggatttattttttgtccatTTTTCAGCCTCCAACAGAGAAGGTGCATCAGATCATTGCAAGAACTGCCATTTTTGTTAGCAAACATGGTGGGCAATCAGAAATTGTTTTGAGGGTCAAACAGGGAGACAACCCAACTTTTGGGTTCTTGATGCCTGATCATTATCTTCATCCATACTTTAGGTTTCTTGTTGATCATGAAGAACTTTTGAAGTCTGTCATTGATAGAAAAGctatagaagaagaaaacagagtGGAGAATGTGCTTGACCAAGCAGGTGGTCCAGCTGGAGCATTGTCATTGCTAGGTTCTATTTATGGTTCTGGAGAGAATGAAGAAGGTGCAACTGAGGATGCCCGAGCTGTTTTAGAAAAGGACCCCAAGGAAGCTGTTAATGCTGATTCTGTGATCATCTCTCCTGGATCAGAAGAAGGCGGTTCTTCTCTAAATTTAGCTGGTAAAGGCAAGGCAAGTTCCAAGCATCCAGTGGCTCCTGCAAAAGAAAAGGCTCATTTGGTACGAAGAAATCGTTCCATCAGTGTAGTTCAGGCTGGAACCACAACTAGGGTGAGGAAAGAAGGTGATTCCTTGGACATGGTTTCCTCTACTGTGGATAAGTTGCAGGCTTCTGATTCATCAAGCCTGTCCAAGGTGGAAACATCAATTTTGGAGCCTCCATCTGATTTGAAGAGGGTGGTTGAGAAGATAGTTGAGTTCATTTTGAGGAACGGGAAAGAATTTGAGGCTGTTCTTGTCCAGCAGGATACTAAGCATGGAAGGTTCCCATTCCTTCTGCCATCTAACCAATATCATCCCTTCTATCTAAATGCTCTTCATAAAGCTCAGGAG TCAAGGTCATCTGGCACTGGCTTCATTTCTGAGAAGCTTGATTCCTTGGTGCATGGGATGGGCAGGAAAACAGCACTTGAAAAAAGCGATACCCTCTCATCATCTGATATACCATATGATTGCAATAGGAAAGAGAAGTTTAAAATGGTCATTGGAAAGTCAAAGAAGGATGGACAAGACCCACCTTCAAAAGCCACCCCACCTCAAGTAGGTGTCAGTGTGGATGCAGCTGCAGCTATTCTTCAGGCTGCCACTAAAGGTGTCAAGAATCCCCGTTTAGAAATACTATCAAAGACATCAATAAATGGCATCATTCAAGGTCCTAAAACTGAAAGTGGGACACCCAGTGGCCCTAGCAGCTTGCTTTCCCAGGCTCAAAGTTCCAGCAAAAAGCTTGATCATGGTGAACCTGGGGCTTCTATTCCTGTGGTGAGGGCTATTGCGCAGACAGCTGCTATTGCAGCAGCAAGTGAGGCTGATTCTTCTGAAGCCAGCTTGACAAGAGAGCAGAAGTTGAAGGCTGAGAGACTGAAACGGGCAAAGATGTTTGCAAGTATGATAAAAAATGGAGGAGCTGCACCATTAAGGAGTGAATCATCGCGTGGGTTATCTGCAGAACCACCTGAATCTGGGCTCTCTGCTTCAGGCACTCAACTTGTAAACCTCACAGGCTTTGAAAGGGAAGGCAGCTTATGTCAGTTAGATGTTAATACTTCTGATAAAGTTGAGAAGAAAGAATCAGCTGGTGGCCATAACGAGCGACGATTGAAGAGAAAGTACCGCTCAAGATCtagaagagaagaaggagaaggggaAGAAGGGGAATTGGAAGAAATCCGGGATCAGAAACTTGTCAGGAAGAAACAATCTCGTTATAGCTCACATCAGAGTAGCAATAGAcgcaaacaaaaaagagaaaatacttTGTCCAAGGACAAAGATTATCAGCATGGGCATAACCACAATCATACTTCAGATAATGAGCATGATCATGCTCAAGGTATCTATACTGATGGTGAGCATAAACAGAAGCATTATAGTTCCTCTGATTATGAGAGTAGTCACCATCAACATGGGTGTAAGCGTAGTTCTCTTGAATCTCATCTTAGGCACTCTCAACACAGGCATAAGCATGATTATTCCTCTGATGATGAGCATAGGCATTCTCGGCATGGGCATGAACATGATACCTCTTCTGATAACAAGCGCAAGCACTCTCGTCACAAGCGCAAGCACAGTAGTTTCTTAGATGATGAACATAAGCACTCTCGACATAGAAGCAACGGCGGCAGCTCTTCTAACGAACATTTTCAGTATGAGCATAAGCATTGTAGCTCCTCAGATGATGAGGATCTGCATCACAGAAAATCTGTTAAGCATGTGAAGAAATCTCTCTTGGAAAGAGAAGCTGACTTGGAAGAAGGGGAGATCCTTACAAAATCAGATCAATCAAAAGCAAGTGGGGGTGGAGATGGTGTTAGTAGGGAAGCTTCTGTGGATTTATCAAAATCATACAACGACGTAAGGTCCTCTTCTCGGCCATCTGAAACTACTGAGGTTTCTGATGACCTTAGGGCCAAAATACGGGCCATGTTGATGGCAACCTTGTAA
- the LOC133678333 gene encoding uncharacterized protein LOC133678333 isoform X4, with the protein MQPPTEKVHQIIARTAIFVSKHGGQSEIVLRVKQGDNPTFGFLMPDHYLHPYFRFLVDHEELLKSVIDRKAIEEENRVENVLDQAGGPAGALSLLGSIYGSGENEEGATEDARAVLEKDPKEAVNADSVIISPGSEEGGSSLNLAGKGKASSKHPVAPAKEKAHLVRRNRSISVVQAGTTTRVRKEGDSLDMVSSTVDKLQASDSSSLSKVETSILEPPSDLKRVVEKIVEFILRNGKEFEAVLVQQDTKHGRFPFLLPSNQYHPFYLNALHKAQESRSSGTGFISEKLDSLVHGMGRKTALEKSDTLSSSDIPYDCNRKEKFKMVIGKSKKDGQDPPSKATPPQVGVSVDAAAAILQAATKGVKNPRLEILSKTSINGIIQGPKTESGTPSGPSSLLSQAQSSSKKLDHGEPGASIPVVRAIAQTAAIAAASEADSSEASLTREQKLKAERLKRAKMFASMIKNGGAAPLRSESSRGLSAEPPESGLSASGTQLVNLTGFEREGSLCQLDVNTSDKVEKKESAGGHNERRLKRKYRSRSRREEGEGEEGELEEIRDQKLVRKKQSRYSSHQSSNRRKQKRENTLSKDKDYQHGHNHNHTSDNEHDHAQGIYTDGEHKQKHYSSSDYESSHHQHGCKRSSLESHLRHSQHRHKHDYSSDDEHRHSRHGHEHDTSSDNKRKHSRHKRKHSSFLDDEHKHSRHRSNGGSSSNEHFQYEHKHCSSSDDEDLHHRKSVKHVKKSLLEREADLEEGEILTKSDQSKASGGGDGVSREASVDLSKSYNDVRSSSRPSETTEVSDDLRAKIRAMLMATL; encoded by the exons ATGCAG CCTCCAACAGAGAAGGTGCATCAGATCATTGCAAGAACTGCCATTTTTGTTAGCAAACATGGTGGGCAATCAGAAATTGTTTTGAGGGTCAAACAGGGAGACAACCCAACTTTTGGGTTCTTGATGCCTGATCATTATCTTCATCCATACTTTAGGTTTCTTGTTGATCATGAAGAACTTTTGAAGTCTGTCATTGATAGAAAAGctatagaagaagaaaacagagtGGAGAATGTGCTTGACCAAGCAGGTGGTCCAGCTGGAGCATTGTCATTGCTAGGTTCTATTTATGGTTCTGGAGAGAATGAAGAAGGTGCAACTGAGGATGCCCGAGCTGTTTTAGAAAAGGACCCCAAGGAAGCTGTTAATGCTGATTCTGTGATCATCTCTCCTGGATCAGAAGAAGGCGGTTCTTCTCTAAATTTAGCTGGTAAAGGCAAGGCAAGTTCCAAGCATCCAGTGGCTCCTGCAAAAGAAAAGGCTCATTTGGTACGAAGAAATCGTTCCATCAGTGTAGTTCAGGCTGGAACCACAACTAGGGTGAGGAAAGAAGGTGATTCCTTGGACATGGTTTCCTCTACTGTGGATAAGTTGCAGGCTTCTGATTCATCAAGCCTGTCCAAGGTGGAAACATCAATTTTGGAGCCTCCATCTGATTTGAAGAGGGTGGTTGAGAAGATAGTTGAGTTCATTTTGAGGAACGGGAAAGAATTTGAGGCTGTTCTTGTCCAGCAGGATACTAAGCATGGAAGGTTCCCATTCCTTCTGCCATCTAACCAATATCATCCCTTCTATCTAAATGCTCTTCATAAAGCTCAGGAG TCAAGGTCATCTGGCACTGGCTTCATTTCTGAGAAGCTTGATTCCTTGGTGCATGGGATGGGCAGGAAAACAGCACTTGAAAAAAGCGATACCCTCTCATCATCTGATATACCATATGATTGCAATAGGAAAGAGAAGTTTAAAATGGTCATTGGAAAGTCAAAGAAGGATGGACAAGACCCACCTTCAAAAGCCACCCCACCTCAAGTAGGTGTCAGTGTGGATGCAGCTGCAGCTATTCTTCAGGCTGCCACTAAAGGTGTCAAGAATCCCCGTTTAGAAATACTATCAAAGACATCAATAAATGGCATCATTCAAGGTCCTAAAACTGAAAGTGGGACACCCAGTGGCCCTAGCAGCTTGCTTTCCCAGGCTCAAAGTTCCAGCAAAAAGCTTGATCATGGTGAACCTGGGGCTTCTATTCCTGTGGTGAGGGCTATTGCGCAGACAGCTGCTATTGCAGCAGCAAGTGAGGCTGATTCTTCTGAAGCCAGCTTGACAAGAGAGCAGAAGTTGAAGGCTGAGAGACTGAAACGGGCAAAGATGTTTGCAAGTATGATAAAAAATGGAGGAGCTGCACCATTAAGGAGTGAATCATCGCGTGGGTTATCTGCAGAACCACCTGAATCTGGGCTCTCTGCTTCAGGCACTCAACTTGTAAACCTCACAGGCTTTGAAAGGGAAGGCAGCTTATGTCAGTTAGATGTTAATACTTCTGATAAAGTTGAGAAGAAAGAATCAGCTGGTGGCCATAACGAGCGACGATTGAAGAGAAAGTACCGCTCAAGATCtagaagagaagaaggagaaggggaAGAAGGGGAATTGGAAGAAATCCGGGATCAGAAACTTGTCAGGAAGAAACAATCTCGTTATAGCTCACATCAGAGTAGCAATAGAcgcaaacaaaaaagagaaaatacttTGTCCAAGGACAAAGATTATCAGCATGGGCATAACCACAATCATACTTCAGATAATGAGCATGATCATGCTCAAGGTATCTATACTGATGGTGAGCATAAACAGAAGCATTATAGTTCCTCTGATTATGAGAGTAGTCACCATCAACATGGGTGTAAGCGTAGTTCTCTTGAATCTCATCTTAGGCACTCTCAACACAGGCATAAGCATGATTATTCCTCTGATGATGAGCATAGGCATTCTCGGCATGGGCATGAACATGATACCTCTTCTGATAACAAGCGCAAGCACTCTCGTCACAAGCGCAAGCACAGTAGTTTCTTAGATGATGAACATAAGCACTCTCGACATAGAAGCAACGGCGGCAGCTCTTCTAACGAACATTTTCAGTATGAGCATAAGCATTGTAGCTCCTCAGATGATGAGGATCTGCATCACAGAAAATCTGTTAAGCATGTGAAGAAATCTCTCTTGGAAAGAGAAGCTGACTTGGAAGAAGGGGAGATCCTTACAAAATCAGATCAATCAAAAGCAAGTGGGGGTGGAGATGGTGTTAGTAGGGAAGCTTCTGTGGATTTATCAAAATCATACAACGACGTAAGGTCCTCTTCTCGGCCATCTGAAACTACTGAGGTTTCTGATGACCTTAGGGCCAAAATACGGGCCATGTTGATGGCAACCTTGTAA